DNA sequence from the Bacteroidota bacterium genome:
TAAACCATAATTTATACCTATATTCAGAACACCTGACTTATTGTCGCTAAAATATCGAATATTGACCACGTTCGCTGTAGCTTTAGCGGTTGCGAAACAAGGAATTATGAATAATGAAATTTGCTGACCACAAAAATTGCTCAGCATCATCGTCATCTTTTTACTTCAAAATTCTTTATTCCTTGTTTAATATTCATTATTAAAAACTGCGAAAATCGGTACTTATATCATTCAGTGCTCATTAAATGACAGTAAATCAAATAAACAAATAAGTAGTGTCTCTAAGAAAACTCTGCAAAATTTGATAGTTTTCTTAGAGGCACTATGTAGTTTTCTTAGTGCAAATTGTGCCTTGGTGCCTTTGTGGCAAGATATTGATAATTAGCCACGAAGGCTCTAAGACACGAAGAATCACAAAGTATGAAACAATTCATTTGCAAAACTTGAGTCATTAAGTACTCATTAAATGACAGTAAATCAAATAAACAAATAAGTAAAAAAATGTTAATAACTTAAATCTTTAGAAATTGAATTTTAGAGATATTTTTTTGTAAATTTGCATTTTTTTAGAAAGCTAAAAGATTAGTAGATAAAAGATTAGAGTAGATAAACAATTAGTTGAAAACAATAATAGCAAATGGAAGATAAACACGGAAACATAATACCAATAAACATTAACGAACACATGAAATCAGCTTACATTGATTATTCAATGTCTGTTATAGTTTCACGAGCCTTACCCGATGTAAGAGATGGATTAAAACCTGTTCACAGAAGAGTTCTTTTTGGAATGCGTGAACTAGGATTAATACATAATCGCCCTCATAAAAAATCAGCAAGAATAGTAGGGGAAGTACTTGGTAAGTATCATCCCCATGGAGATAGCTCCGTTTATGATACAATGGTACGTATGGCACAGCCATGGTCATTACGAAATCCATTAGTTGACGGACAAGGAAACTTTGGCTCTGTTGATGGAGACAGTCCTGCAGCTATGAGATATACAGAAGCTAGACTTCAAAGTATAGCAGAAGAACTTTTAGTTGATATGGATAAAGGCACTGTTGATTTTTCACCTAACTTTGATGAAACACTTAAAGAACCTGTAGTTTTACCTGCAAAATTTCCCAACCTACTTGTAAATGGTGCTTCAGGAATTGCAGTTGGAATGGCAACAAATATACCTCCTCACAACCTCTCTGAAGTGATTGATGGAACAATACAATACATTGATAACAATGATATTACTATTGAAGAATTAATGCATTACATTAAGGGTCCTGATTTCCCTACTGCCGGAATCATTTATGGCTATGATGGTATTATTGATGCATTTAACACAGGTCGAGGTAGGGTAGTAATTAGAGCAAGAGCTGAAATAGAAGAACTCTCATCAGGACGTGATAGAATTATTGTTACAGAAATACCATATCTTGTTAATAAGGCAGGAATGATTAAAAAAACAGCAGACCTTGTTGTTGATAAAGTTATTGAAGGCATTTCAGACATCAGAGATGAATCTGACAGACAAGGACTTAGAATTGTTTATGAACTAAAAAAAGGTATTAACGCAACTGTAATTTTAAATAAGTTATTTAAATATACTCAACTTCAAAGCTCATTTAGTGTAAACACTATTGCTCTTGTAAAAGGCAGACCAAGAAGCCTTAATCTTAAGGATATTATAAAATATTATGTTGAACACAGACATGAAGTCGTAATAAGAAAAACAAAATACGAATTAGCTGAAGCAGAAAGAAGAATTCATTTACTTGAAGGGTTGATAATTGCAGTTGATAATATTGATGAAGTAATTAAAATTATTCGTGCTTCAAAAACACCGGATGAAGCTAAGATAGAGTTAATGAGTAGGTTTGAACTCTCTGAAATTCAATCGAAAGCAATTCTTGAAATGAGATTGCAAAAACTTACCGGTCTTGAAATTGATAAACTCAAAGCAGAGTATGAAGAAATATTAAAACTCATTGTAGAACTAAAGAAAATTCTTGATAATGAGGATCTCAGAATGGAAATCATTAAAAATGATTTACTGGAAATAAAAGAAAAATACGGTGATGAAAGAAGAAGTGAAATAGTTCAAAGCTCTGAGGATATTAATATTAAAGATATTATTCCAAATGAAGAAGCAGTAATAACTATTAGCCATAACGGTTACATAAAACGAACAAACCTAACGGAATACAGAACTCAAAGGAGAGGAGGCAGAGGTTCAAAAGGAGCAACCTCCAG
Encoded proteins:
- the gyrA gene encoding DNA gyrase subunit A, encoding MEDKHGNIIPININEHMKSAYIDYSMSVIVSRALPDVRDGLKPVHRRVLFGMRELGLIHNRPHKKSARIVGEVLGKYHPHGDSSVYDTMVRMAQPWSLRNPLVDGQGNFGSVDGDSPAAMRYTEARLQSIAEELLVDMDKGTVDFSPNFDETLKEPVVLPAKFPNLLVNGASGIAVGMATNIPPHNLSEVIDGTIQYIDNNDITIEELMHYIKGPDFPTAGIIYGYDGIIDAFNTGRGRVVIRARAEIEELSSGRDRIIVTEIPYLVNKAGMIKKTADLVVDKVIEGISDIRDESDRQGLRIVYELKKGINATVILNKLFKYTQLQSSFSVNTIALVKGRPRSLNLKDIIKYYVEHRHEVVIRKTKYELAEAERRIHLLEGLIIAVDNIDEVIKIIRASKTPDEAKIELMSRFELSEIQSKAILEMRLQKLTGLEIDKLKAEYEEILKLIVELKKILDNEDLRMEIIKNDLLEIKEKYGDERRSEIVQSSEDINIKDIIPNEEAVITISHNGYIKRTNLTEYRTQRRGGRGSKGATSRTDDFLEYIFVTMTHNYLLLFTDKGKCYWLNIYEIPEGEKNTKGRNIKNLLQLGQDETIKAFLSVDDLEDEEYINNHYVIFATKKGKIKKTSLEAYSRPRQGGIIGISINEGDELIEVLQTDGNSDILIGTKYGQAIHFPEEKVRFMGRGAAGVRGIRLSTKHDDDEVVGMISENNPDGQVMVISENGYGKRTYLKEYRMTNRGGKGIRTLMITEKTGRMIAIGSVSDDEELMIINRSGITIRINVKNVRIMGRSTQGVRLIRVNENDNISSVCRVETENNNEEIEISEVDENSKIQNDKENIKGEEENTEE